The sequence GAGGCCCGCCTGGGCCGCGTGGGTGATGCGCTGGTGGCGCTGGAGAAGGCCGCGCGCCTCGCGCCGGACGCGGCGGTGCTGCTGGACCTCGCGGACCTGTCGCTGCGCTGCGAGCGTCCCGAGCACGCCCGCCGCGCGTTGGAGACGCTGCTGTCCACGCTGCCCCGCACGGCGGCGCCGGAGAAGCTGGCGGACGTGCGCGCCCGGCTGGGCCGCGCGTGCGAGATGCTGGGAGACCGCGAGGGCGCCATCGCCGCCTATGCGCAGGCCTTCCCGCTGCGCCGCCTGGATGATGCGCTGGCCGCGCGCCTGGAGACGCTCTACACCGAGGCCGGTGAGACGCAGGCCCTGGCCGAGCTGTGGGCCAGCCGTGCGCAGGCGCTCATGGGCGCCGACCGCGCCGAGGAAGCCGCGCCCCTCTTCCTCCAGAGCGCCCGCGCGCTGCTGGAGCGCGGAGAGAAGGCCTCCGCGCTGCTGCGCCTGACGGCCGCGCTGGAGGCGAGCCCGCAGGGCCCGCTGGCCGCCGAGGTGCTGGAGTCGCTGGCCGAGCTGGAGCTGGAGCGCGGCGAGAAGCTGGAGGCCGCGCGCCTCTACGCCCGCCGCGCGGCGCTGGTGCCGGAGGCGCGCGCCGGAGCGAAGCTGCTCTTCCGCGCGTCGCTGCTCGCCGCGGGCACCAGCCGCGAGGAGGCCTTCCTCGCCGAGGCGCTGGAGCGGGATTCCTCCTTCGCGCCCGCACGTCAGCGGCGCGGTGAGCTGCGCCTGCCCACGGACGCTCGCGCCGCGCTGGAGGACTTCGAGGCCGTGCTGGCGCTGCCGCCGGTGGACGCGGATGCCCCGCGCGAGGCGGAGCGTGTCGCCCTCACGCGCAAGGCCGCCACCGCCGCGGTGCGCGCGGGCCGCACGGACTCCGCGCGCCGCCTGCTGGCCGAGTACTGCGCTCGCGCTCCGGAGGATTTGGACGCCCGCACCGAGCTGGCCGCGCTGCACCGCAAGGCCGGTGCCCGCGAGGCGCTGGCGGACCTGCTGGTGGAGCTGTGGCCGCGCCTGTCCGGCGACCCCCGCCGCGCTGCCCGCCGCGAGCTGGCGGAGCTGTCGCTGGGCCTGGGCCGTGCGAGCGCGGCGGTGGACTCGCTGCGCAGCCTCCGGTTGGAGGAGCCACACGACACGTGGGCCGCGCAGTCGCTGCTCGACTTGCTACCCCCGCCGGGCACGGGCACGACGGAGGAGGAGGCCGAGCGGCTGGAGCTGCTGGGCACCCTCGTGACCGCCGCTTCGGGCGAGGCCCGCTCCGAGCTGCTCGCCCGTCGCGCGGTGCTCCACCGCGCCGCTGGCCGTGTGGCCTCCGCGCGCGATGACTTCTCCGAGGCCGCGAAGCTGTCCCGCCGTCCCGCGCCGCTGCTGCTCGCGCTGACCGAGCTGGCGCGTGAGTCGGGCGACGAGGCCGCCGAGCTGGACGTGTGGCGCAGCGCCGTCACCGCCGACCCGAATCTCGCCACGCGTGCCCGTGAGCGCCTGCTGGCCCTGGCCGCCGCGCTGGTGGAGAAGGACGCGCGCGTGCCCGCCCGCGAGGCCCTGCGCGCCGCGATTGCGCTGGAGCCGCCCGCCGCCGAGCGCTGCGACGCCTTCTTCTCCCTGGCCGAGCTGGCCCACCGCGACGGGCAGCCGGAGGAAGAGGCCGCCGCGCTCGCCGAGGCCGCGCGCCAGGGGCCCACGCCCCGCCGCGTGGAGGCACTGCTCACGCGCGCCGCGCTGCTCGAGACGAGCGGACGCACCCGGGACGCTCGGGAGAGCCTGGAAGGCGCGCTCGGCCTCGCGCCGCGCCACGCGCAGGCCACTACCGCTTTGCAGCGCGTGCTTCGCGCACAGCAGGACTGGGCCGCCCTCGCGGAGGTGCTGTCCGCCGAGGCGCCGCACACGCCGCCCGCCGAGGCCACCGCGATGTACGCGGAGCTGGCGGACCTCTACCTGGACCGCCTGTCGCAGCCCGTCCCGGCCGAGGCCGCGCTGCGCCAGGCCCTGCGCCTGTCTCCCTCCGACGCGGCCGTGCGCCGCCGGCTCGTGTCGCTGGTGGCCGGGCGCGGTGAGCTGCGCGAGGCCGCCGCGCTGCTGGAGACCGCTTCGGAGAGCGCTTCCGCCCAGGAGGCCGCCGCGCTGTTGCGCGAGGGCGCCGGCTACGCCCGAAGCGCTCAGGATTTGGACCGCGCGCTGAAGCTGGCGCGCAAGGCCCACTCGCTGGTGCCGGCGCAGGGCGCGGAGCTGGCCTCGCTGGCGGAGTTGCTCTACCTGCGCGGCGCGGTGCTGGAAGCGCTGCCCTTGCAGGACACGCTCGCCCGCGACGCGGACTTCCATGCGGCGCCCGAGGCCGCCGAGTCCACGTGGCTGCGCCTGGGCGAGCTGGCCGAGCAGGCTGGAGAGACGAAGCGCGCGGTGGCCGCGTACCGGAAGCTGCTCGCGGAGCGGCCCCTGTGCGAGGCCGCGGTGCAGCGGCTCGCCGCGCTGCTGGAGAAGGACGACCCGCGCGGCGCCTTCGACGTGCTCGTCACGCACGCGCGCGCCCTGGCGCCCTCCGAGGACACGGTGCGGCGGCTCGTCGCGCTGGCGGAGCGGGCCCGCGCGGCGCTGGCGGACGCAGGTGTCGCCGCGTCGCTGTTGTCACGTGCGGCGGACATGGCGAAAGAGCCGCTGCCGCTGCGGCGCCAGCTCGCGGGCCTGTACCGCGAGACGGGGCGCTCGCTGGAGCTGCTCCCGGAATTGCGCAAGGTGGCCACGCTCAGCCTCCAGGCCGGAGACGTGGCCGCGGCGCTCGCCGCGTACACCGAGGAGGCCCGGCTCGCCGAGGACACCGGCCGCGCGGACGACGCGCTGCGGGCGCTGGCGGATGCGCGCGACGTGCTGGAGTCGAAGGGCCAGGCCGCCGAGGCCGCCGCCTGCGAGCGCAAGCGCGCGGAGCTGCTGCGCGACGTGAAGCTGGACCCGACCGCCGCCGAGGCCGCGCTGGAGCGCGCCTTCTCGCTGGCGGAGGACCTGGGCACCGCGCGGCTGGGCGCGGCGCTGGCCGAGCGGCGTGACGACTCCGACGCGGAGGCCCGCTGGCTGGAGCGCGCGCTGCCGCTGCTGAAGGACGCGCGCGAGGCGGCGACGCTGCGGCTGCGGCTGGCGCGCCTGCACCTGGGCGTGCTCTCCGACGTGGAGAAGGCGGAGGGCTTCCTGCGCGACGCCCTGCGCGCGGACCGCTCGCTGTCCGAGGCCGAGGCGCTGCTGGCGAAGCTGCTGGAGAGCGACGGGCGTCTCGCGGAGCTGGCCGCCTGGTACGAGGAGTGCGCCGAGGGCGAGCCGGATGCGGAGCGCCGCGCGGCGTTGCTCCAGCGTGCCGCGATTCTCTACCGCGACAGGGCGGGGCGCCCGGATGCCGCCGCCGCCGCCTTCATCGCCGCCCGGGCCGCGCGCCCGGACGACCTGGAGCTGACGGCCCAGGCCGCGGAGCTGCTGCACGAGGTGAAGCGCCACGCGGACGCCGCCGAGTTCGACGCGGTACTGCTGGAGGCGGACCCGTTCCGCGAGCCCATCTTCACGCGTCACCTCGCCTTCCTGGAGGAGACGGAGGACCACCAGGCGCTCGCCGAGCTGATGCTGCGCCGGGCCCAGCGCCAGGAGTCCGCCGACGCCGCGGAGAGCTACCTCGCTGCCGCCCGCGCGTTCCGCTCTGTTGGCGCCCGCGAGCGCGCGCTCTTGTGCGAGGACCAGGCCTTCGAGCTGAACCCCGCCAGCGAAGAGGCCTTCGAACACGTGCGCGAGCGCGCCGCCGGAGACGTGCGCCGGCTGGCGGAGCTGCTGGCCCAGCGCGCCTCGGCCCTGCCCGCGCCCCAGGCCCTGCCGCTCCTGCGCGAGCGCGCCAACAGCCTGCTGACGGCGGGCGAGGTGCTGCTGGCCGCCGAGGCCTTCGACGAGTACCTCTCCCGCGCCGGTGACGACGTGGAGGCGCTGTCCGCGCGCGCCGAGCTGGCCGCGAAGGGCGGTGGCCCCATCGCCGCGCGGCCGTATGACCGCCGCCTGCTGTCCGCCGGAGGTGACGCGCTTCCGGTGCCGTTGCGCTCGCGCACGTGGCTGCGGCTGGGCCATGCGTCGCTGGGCGCGGGCGCGTACCACGACGCCGCGGATGCCTTCGAGGCCGTGGTGGCGCTGGAGCCCGAGGGCGAGCGCGGCAGCGAGGCGCTGTCGCTGCTGGCCGAGGTCCACTCGCGCACGGGCAACGGGCCGGGGCTGTATCGGGCCTCGCTCCAGCTCGCGCGTCGCGCGGACGACACGGCCACGGCCGAGGTGCTCTACCGCCGCGCGGCGGACCTCTTCGACGACCCGAAGGACGCCATCGACGCGCTGCTGCCGCTGGCGCGCCTGCGTCCCGCCGACGCCGCCGTCATCGACCGCGCGGTGGCGGGCCTGCATGCCCTCGGCCGTCATGGCGAGCTGCTGGACGTGTACGCCGCTGGCGCCGAGGCCGCCGGAGGCAAGCGCGCCGCCGAATTGCTGCTGGCCGCCGCCTCCGTCGCCACCGAGTCGCTGGCCGACGAGGACACGGCCTGGGCCCTCACCCAGCGCGCCGCCGAGGCCGCGCCGGAGGACCTGACGGCCCTGCGCGCGCTGGTGGAAGGGCTGCGCAAGCGCGGCGAGTCCGCGCGGCTGCTGGAGGCCCTGGAGCGGCTGGTGCCCCGCGTGGAGGACGCGGACGAGGCGTCCGTGCTGCGCCTGGAAGTGGCGTCGCTCGCCCGCGCCGCGCGGCGCGAGGACGCGGCCCGCGAGGCGCTGGAGGCGG comes from Pyxidicoccus parkwaysis and encodes:
- a CDS encoding flagellar hook-length control protein FliK, whose product is MANESDSTKPAAAQEARAAAPELRLLDRRAFVGFPALEVLPGLRISDFALQIPDVSFPFNVSAGPTRYQRKKLLFGFLELSVDADLVTRKVAELAGRLAGIEELRLHFRPGYLEGQGRLPAPERTPFTFKVAFDADGEKLAVYLYDVRLYGFSSTPSVQVPGLLATAVGALGLVPDVEVRGATGFSTRVLPALCQLAAVSRGYKMPALDTARLSAAEVSSTGLRLRFAAGGLPPPAAPDEELMLALEGARAFADAEGLIAQGRLAEARQAYLQAGDAQDAHPFAAERLLSLMVADPQAHDLALDVAATLQRRRDRSPAALWGEAVVRERRGEGARAAERYLALCALARRTSEEAAAFYAAEAAARCSRDTAPQVAVKALHELLGLKPDHLPSLKALARASDQARDRAGAVRAYRRLAALARDPAEAADAHVHLARLCAQTEDDVAGARLHCEAALRLAPDHPDALLLLGELCHRGGEHLRALKALDRLREVAMARHELDRVGHADLLAGRVWDEGLKQPDNALLRFREAVSLLPGEPEPLFAAARVAEGLGRLQEALAGYQQALELAGPAPRSEGVRHAAHASHHALARLYRTRLGDPARSREHLEAALALDPRDAVALEELIPYFRATGRSQELAEAVEKAAALQEEPGKRAALWAEAGELYRGKLQQPEKAERLLLLALEADSDHRAALESLLALAEARRDGSLLTRCLSSLARLATDLKDRAQKYRRLAVAARDLAFDLDLAVHALQEVLRAEPDDLPALGELCALQRKRADMAGLATALEERARVAEAQGDKRLAAAALRELAGVLEARLGRVGDALVALEKAARLAPDAAVLLDLADLSLRCERPEHARRALETLLSTLPRTAAPEKLADVRARLGRACEMLGDREGAIAAYAQAFPLRRLDDALAARLETLYTEAGETQALAELWASRAQALMGADRAEEAAPLFLQSARALLERGEKASALLRLTAALEASPQGPLAAEVLESLAELELERGEKLEAARLYARRAALVPEARAGAKLLFRASLLAAGTSREEAFLAEALERDSSFAPARQRRGELRLPTDARAALEDFEAVLALPPVDADAPREAERVALTRKAATAAVRAGRTDSARRLLAEYCARAPEDLDARTELAALHRKAGAREALADLLVELWPRLSGDPRRAARRELAELSLGLGRASAAVDSLRSLRLEEPHDTWAAQSLLDLLPPPGTGTTEEEAERLELLGTLVTAASGEARSELLARRAVLHRAAGRVASARDDFSEAAKLSRRPAPLLLALTELARESGDEAAELDVWRSAVTADPNLATRARERLLALAAALVEKDARVPAREALRAAIALEPPAAERCDAFFSLAELAHRDGQPEEEAAALAEAARQGPTPRRVEALLTRAALLETSGRTRDARESLEGALGLAPRHAQATTALQRVLRAQQDWAALAEVLSAEAPHTPPAEATAMYAELADLYLDRLSQPVPAEAALRQALRLSPSDAAVRRRLVSLVAGRGELREAAALLETASESASAQEAAALLREGAGYARSAQDLDRALKLARKAHSLVPAQGAELASLAELLYLRGAVLEALPLQDTLARDADFHAAPEAAESTWLRLGELAEQAGETKRAVAAYRKLLAERPLCEAAVQRLAALLEKDDPRGAFDVLVTHARALAPSEDTVRRLVALAERARAALADAGVAASLLSRAADMAKEPLPLRRQLAGLYRETGRSLELLPELRKVATLSLQAGDVAAALAAYTEEARLAEDTGRADDALRALADARDVLESKGQAAEAAACERKRAELLRDVKLDPTAAEAALERAFSLAEDLGTARLGAALAERRDDSDAEARWLERALPLLKDAREAATLRLRLARLHLGVLSDVEKAEGFLRDALRADRSLSEAEALLAKLLESDGRLAELAAWYEECAEGEPDAERRAALLQRAAILYRDRAGRPDAAAAAFIAARAARPDDLELTAQAAELLHEVKRHADAAEFDAVLLEADPFREPIFTRHLAFLEETEDHQALAELMLRRAQRQESADAAESYLAAARAFRSVGARERALLCEDQAFELNPASEEAFEHVRERAAGDVRRLAELLAQRASALPAPQALPLLRERANSLLTAGEVLLAAEAFDEYLSRAGDDVEALSARAELAAKGGGPIAARPYDRRLLSAGGDALPVPLRSRTWLRLGHASLGAGAYHDAADAFEAVVALEPEGERGSEALSLLAEVHSRTGNGPGLYRASLQLARRADDTATAEVLYRRAADLFDDPKDAIDALLPLARLRPADAAVIDRAVAGLHALGRHGELLDVYAAGAEAAGGKRAAELLLAAASVATESLADEDTAWALTQRAAEAAPEDLTALRALVEGLRKRGESARLLEALERLVPRVEDADEASVLRLEVASLARAARREDAAREALEAVVSRGPSGAGYADALESLEKLLGDLPARRAEVQVARAELVSGRERQVLLMSAARAFESAGRLPDALKAAKAAAAVEPDVDAALRVAQLYRTSGDAPSAARALLQAARLAAPEERPPLLLEAVGLWEKAGEHAEALEVIERIATEAPDMLPPSELAERFGRLGAFTRALDVGFAPAMAAGDYTDALAMAAQAGDTAREREALWALSGLPDADSAHASALAEGLRAENETEGLLELAGLSEARDAAFAVALRDEVLRSADAPLRARLRALEELSSDASFAARLTLLLPTLEKLPEALAEAVLAKVRAQPENARVEALAMAADGWPSRRKALLRERHELEMELGRFDAAAQTLARLIESEEDARARAALHQERGELLLSPLDKPTGAREAFEKALAEDGAHLPALKNLLALVDVAAEPSVFVSLAERLAVEEGPEAGLPYRERLADAYEALGMVADAAAQLEVLPETEERLARRARLAEERGLTGEALRLRERLTDEPAVLESILRGYLDAQLVSPAARLAERLFEAGVLSPEVTRMSAERLASSPEGAPLAARLWPELLRAQPLDVDGWTLYAEALRGLGRVEVAERADGVGAALDSSNAAARMAPLSSMPVPSGFQHPVPPNTVPVTAERFPRLAAALRPLLSSLGAGSLRVGVDPVGGVEAYLASGEELVLGAGALSVFGATELGYLCALALALGESGVKLARPGEVPGLAEAAVKAFRAMPSSLAAGRVLARLDSEVRGGDPAKVEVGLVLARGSLFRAVALSVLDGA